A stretch of the Corylus avellana chromosome ca6, CavTom2PMs-1.0 genome encodes the following:
- the LOC132183634 gene encoding NADH dehydrogenase [ubiquinone] iron-sulfur protein 7, mitochondrial: MALLTRASTRLPLSLSAQRALSLHSSVPGLSSSPSTPAPYARPPPPSASPAGLSKTAEFVISKVDDLMNWARRGSIWPMTFGLACCAVEMMHTGAARYDLDRFGIIFRPSPRQSDCMIVAGTLTNKMAPALRKVYDQMPEPRWVVSMGSCANGGGYYHYSYSVVRGCDRIVPVDIYVPGCPPTAEALLYGLLQLQKKINRRKDFHMWWTK, from the exons ATGGCTCTCTTAACCCGAGCCTCGACGCGGCTCCCACTCTCGCTCTCGGCCCAGCGCGCTCTCTCCCTCCACTCCAGCGTGCCTGGGCTCTCCTCCAGCCCCAGCACCCCGGCTCCCTATGCGCGGCCCCCACCTCCCTCTGCCTCTCCGGCGGGGCTTTCGAAGACGGCGGAGTTTGTGATATCGAAAGTGGACGATCTGATGAACTGGGCGAGGCGGGGGTCCATCTGGCCCATGACCTTCGGGCTGGCCTGCTGCGCCGTGGAGATGATGCACACGGGCGCCGCCCGCTACGATCTCGACCGCTTCGGTATCATCTTCCGCCCCAGCCCACGCCAGTCTGACTGCATGATCGTCGCCGGCACTCTCACCAACAAGATGGCCCCTGCACTCCGCAA GGTTTATGACCAAATGCCCGAGCCTCGGTGGGTTGTCTCCATGGGAAGCTGTGCAAATGGTGGTGGATACTACCACTACTCGTACTCGGTTGTTCGAGGTTGTGACAGGATTGTCCCTGTTGACATCTATGTTCCAGGTTGCCCCCCTACTGCTGAGGCCTTACTCTATGGACTTCTCCAGCTGCAGAAGAAGATTAACAGGCGCAAGGATTTCCACATGTGGTGGACCAAGTGA